A stretch of Limanda limanda chromosome 7, fLimLim1.1, whole genome shotgun sequence DNA encodes these proteins:
- the LOC133005462 gene encoding natural resistance-associated macrophage protein 2-like translates to MKKMKKMFSFRRSVRDPTPESFHISSLPPSVPSCQEDGGTTAPAADVSAERECASVIQTTHTHRGPAPSVFLQKQNQEPVATTYFDKKVPVPEEDSETSFSLRKLWAFTGPGFLMSIAYLDPGNIESDLQSGAKAGFKLLWVLLGATIIGLLLQRLAARLGVVTGMHLAEVCNRQYHTVPRVILWLMVELAIIGSDMQEVIGCAIAFNLLSSGRIPLWAGVLITIVDTFVFLFLDKYGLRKLEAFFGLLITVMAITFGYEYVTVSPDQGQLLKGMFVPYCEGCGPAQMTQAVGIVGAVIMPHNIYLHSALVKSREVDRTKRKEVREANKYFFIESTVALFISFLINVFVVAVFAEAFYGRTNMEVHNVCNDSGSPHSQLFPLDNHTLEVDIYKGGVVLGCFFGPVALYIWAVGILAAGQSSTMTGTYSGQFVMEGFLNLRWSRFARVLLTRSIAITPTLLVAIFQDVQSLTGMNDFLNVLQSMQLPFALIPILTFTSLPSLMNEFANGLVYKIGGGAVILLVCSINIYFVVVYVTTLDSVWLYVLAALLSLAYLTFVGYLVWLCLIALGVSCLDPTTRRGNDTTILIEQRPEFDS, encoded by the exons atgaagaagatgaagaagatgttCTCCTTCCGGCGCTCAG TGAGAGATCCCACTCCTGAGAGCTTCCACATCTCGTCCCTGCCGCCCAGTGTCCCCAGCTGTCAGGAGGACGGAGGGACCACAGCACCAG CTGCAGATGTGtcggcagagagagagtgtgcgaGCGTGATCCAGACGACTCACACCCAccgaggccccgccccctccgtCTTCCTCCAGAAACAGAACCAGGAGCCCGTCGCCACCACCTACTTCGACAAGAAGGTCCCTGTCCccgaggaggacagtgag ACGAGCTTCAGTCTGAGGAAGCTGTGGGCCTTCACTGGGCCGGGCTTCCTGATGAGCATCGCCTACCTGGACCCGGGGAACATCGAGTCCGACCTGCAGTCCGGGGCCAAAGCCGGATTCAAG ctcctctgggtTCTGCTGGGCGCCACCATCATCggcctgctgctgcagcggctGGCGGCGCGGCTGGGCGTGGTCACGGGGATGCACCTGGCGGAGGTCTGCAACCGACAGTACCACACG GTGCCACGTGTCATCCTGTGGTTGATGGTGGAGCTGGCCATCATCGGCTCGGACATGCAGGAGGTCATCGGCTGTGCCATCGCCTTCAACCTCCTCTCCAGCGGCAG gaTTCCCCTGTGGGCCGGCGTCCTCATCACCATCGTGGACaccttcgtcttcctcttcttggACAAGTACG GTCTGAGGAAGCTGGAAGCCTTCTTTGGTTTGCTCATCACCGTCATGGCCATCACGTTTGGATATGAG tatGTGACGGTGAGTCCGGACCAGGGTCAGCTGCTGAAGGGAATGTTCGTGCCGTACTGCGAGGGCTGCGGCCCGGCTCAGATGACTCAGGCCGTCGGCATCGTGGGAGCCGTCATCATGCCTCACAACATCTACCTCCACTCGGCCCTGGTGAAG TCTCGAGAAGTGGATCGAACCAAGAGGAAGGAAGTCAGAGAGGCCAACAAGTACTTCTTCATCGAGTCGACCGTCGCCCTCTTCATCAGCTTCCTCATCAATGTCTTCGTGGTGGCTGTTTTCGCCGAGGCTTTCTACGGTCGCACAAACATGGAGGTG CACAACGTCTGCAATGATTCAGGAAGTCCTCATTCACAGCTGTTCCCTCTGGACAATCACACTCTGGAGGTGGACATCTACAAAGGG ggagtgGTGCTGGGCTGCTTCTTCGGCCCGGTGGCGCTCTACATCTGGGCCGTGGGGATCCTCGCAGCTGGTCAGAGCTCCACCATGACCGGGACGTACTCTGGACAGTTTGTTATGGAG ggttTCTTGAACCTGCGCTGGTCTCGTTTCGCCCGGGTGCTGTTGACCCGCTCCATCGCCATCACCCCCACCCTGCTGGTGGCCATCTTCCAGGACGTGCAGAGTCTCACGGGCATGAACGACTTCCTCAACGTGCTGCAGAGCATGCAG ttGCCGTTCGCCCTCATCCCCATCCTCACCTTCACCAGTCTCCCTTCTCTCATGAACGAGTTTGCAAACGGACT GGTGTATAAGATCGGCGGGGGGGCGGTGATCCTGCTCGTCTGCTCCATCAACAtctactttgttgttgtttacgtGACGACCCTGGACAGCGTGTGGCTCTACGTGCTGGCCGCGCTGCTCTCGCTGGCGTACCTGACGTTTGTGGGATATTTG gtgtGGCTGTGCCTGATCGCTCTGGGAGTTTCTTGTCTGGATCCGACCACACGGAGAGGAAACGACACGACCATCCTGATCGAGCAGCGGCCGGAGTTCGATTCCTGA